One Rubrobacter naiadicus genomic region harbors:
- a CDS encoding DUF3311 domain-containing protein has product MSDRPPSPRGRPRRERSGKSDLWLLLLLVPFVGLLYPPFYAHLEPRLGGVPFFIWYQFVWVIVGVAVTSIVYRMRG; this is encoded by the coding sequence ATGAGCGACCGACCACCCTCCCCGCGCGGCCGGCCCCGACGCGAGAGGAGCGGGAAGAGCGACCTGTGGCTCCTGCTGCTCCTCGTCCCGTTCGTGGGTCTGCTCTACCCGCCGTTCTACGCGCACCTGGAGCCCCGGCTGGGCGGGGTACCGTTCTTCATCTGGTACCAGTTCGTCTGGGTGATCGTCGGGGTGGCGGTGACGAGCATCGTCTACAGGATGAGGGGATGA
- the gmd gene encoding GDP-mannose 4,6-dehydratase, with protein sequence MKRALITGITGQDGSYLTELLLGKGYEVHGIVRRASVFNTDRIDHLYQDPHDPERRMFLHYGDLSDGGTLRTVLQKVMPEEVYNLGAQSHVKVSFGQPEYTGDIDGLGTLRILEAVRDVQESTGREIRFYQAGTSEMFGATPPPQSESSPFRPRSPYAAAKVYAHWMTVNYREAYGLFTCNGILFNHESERRGETFLTRKVTRAATRIKLGLQEKLYLGNLDAKRDWGHAEDYVEAMWLMLQQDEPDDYVVATGRMYSVREFVERVFGYLDLDWERHVIVDPYQFRPTEVDALQGDASKARTKLGWQPKIDLDELIRRMVENDLELAAQERTLTDYGHAVLRRGAASI encoded by the coding sequence GTGAAGAGGGCGCTCATAACCGGCATCACGGGGCAGGACGGCTCTTACCTCACAGAGCTTCTGCTCGGCAAAGGGTACGAGGTGCACGGCATCGTCCGGCGAGCCTCGGTCTTCAACACCGACCGCATAGACCACCTCTACCAGGACCCCCACGACCCGGAGAGGAGGATGTTCCTGCACTACGGCGACCTCTCCGACGGTGGCACGCTCAGGACCGTGCTGCAGAAGGTCATGCCGGAGGAGGTGTACAACCTCGGGGCCCAGTCGCACGTGAAGGTCTCCTTCGGCCAGCCCGAGTACACCGGCGACATCGACGGCCTGGGGACGCTCAGGATCCTCGAGGCGGTGCGCGACGTACAGGAGAGCACGGGGCGTGAGATCCGCTTCTACCAGGCCGGAACCTCCGAGATGTTCGGCGCGACCCCGCCGCCGCAGTCTGAGAGCTCGCCCTTCAGGCCCCGCAGCCCGTACGCCGCGGCGAAAGTCTACGCGCACTGGATGACCGTCAACTACCGGGAGGCCTACGGGCTCTTCACCTGCAACGGCATCCTCTTCAACCACGAATCCGAGAGGCGGGGGGAGACGTTCCTCACCCGCAAGGTCACCCGCGCCGCCACCCGCATCAAGCTGGGGCTGCAGGAGAAGCTCTACCTGGGCAACCTGGACGCGAAGCGCGACTGGGGGCACGCCGAGGACTACGTCGAGGCGATGTGGCTGATGCTGCAGCAGGACGAGCCGGACGATTACGTGGTCGCGACCGGCAGGATGTACTCGGTGCGCGAGTTCGTCGAGCGGGTCTTCGGCTACCTCGACCTCGACTGGGAACGGCACGTGATCGTCGACCCCTACCAGTTCCGCCCGACCGAGGTCGACGCGCTGCAGGGGGACGCGAGCAAGGCGCGGACGAAGCTCGGCTGGCAGCCGAAGATAGACCTGGACGAGCTGATCCGGCGGATGGTCGAGAACGACCTGGAGCTCGCCGCGCAGGAGCGCACCCTCACGGACTACGGGCACGCCGTGCTGCGCAGGGGGGCGGCGAGCATTTGA